In Sesamum indicum cultivar Zhongzhi No. 13 linkage group LG8, S_indicum_v1.0, whole genome shotgun sequence, the sequence ttccatatatgcatggatatatctatatctatatatatggatagtgtgtgtgtgtgtgtgtgttttgaaATGACGTAATGTGTCTTTGTATCAAGCTGTATGTGttctttgaattaattttacattGGATAACAAGAtatccattttcttgttttgataTTGGAGGGATTTGGATTTGTAGTTTATTTGGAACTTTTTACCATCTTATAaatcatttttgttcttatctGTCGAGAAAATCTTGATACGTCGCATCTGATGTGAAATACTACCTATTTATGCTATCGCGGAAATTTGGAGTATGATGTAATATTATCTTGTTTGGTCGTTTTTTGAAATGACAGTGGTGATCCAACAATGTACGAGTCTTACTGGAAAGTGGTTGGGCAGAAGTACACCAGTATCACTATCCCTGGATTTCAGTCTCTCAGTTACTTTGCCAACAAAAAGAACTTGTGCTGGTTTCTGGAGCCCAAACTTGAGGAAGAAATAAAGAGGCTGCACAAAATGGTTGGCAATGCAATAGTCGAAAACCGGCACATTGTTGTGGGAACAGGATCAAGTCAGCTGATTCTTGCTGCATTATATGCTCTTTCTGATCCTCTTAACGAACCGAATCCAATCAGCGTTGTGTCGGCCGCTCCCTACTACTCGGTGAGCCCTGATCAACGGCGTACTCAGATTGTTGTTTTTCGTTCCTGGTGTTTTTTTTGCGTTTAGTTATTGGTTTTGACTTGTGAAACCttgaattattattctatGAGTAGATCTTGagatatatgtgtatataaaaCTGAAGTCTGAAGTCAACTTTGCCAAGAAATCCTATTCCACTCTCATGGGACAAACCGTGTCTTCAGCTGAGGTTTTTGTTGGTTAAATGTCCAAGATCTCCTGACAGGACAAACATAGTAACATGggacatataaaaattatgtgtttCAAGACACTAAAGATGCTCTGCTTATACTTCCAGCACATGATTTAGTACAACACATGGAAAAGTGTAAGTGACTGATTTTACAGCTGACGTTAATTCTTGGGTAATTTCTTGTAGTCATACCCTGAGATGACGGACTTTTTGCGGTCGGGACTGTTCAAATGGTCGGGCGATGCCCGGTGCTTCAACAAAGAAGGACCATACATCGAGATGGTGACATATCCAAACAACCCCGACGGTGTTATCAGAGAACCTGTCGTTAATCGAGCTAATGGGATGCTTGTTCATGACCTTGCCTATTACTGGCCGCAATACACAGCCATTACTTCCCCTGCAGATCATGACATTATCCTGTTCACTGTTTCCAAGTGCACGGGGCACGCTGGATCAAGAATTGGGTACGATTTCATCCATCTTTACAAgattaattataccaaacattgcatattattgtttatttgaattgttttgtTGAAATGTGAAGATGGGCACTCGTCAGAAACGAAAACATAGCTCGAAAGATGGTGAAATTCATAGAGGTCAACACAATTGGAGTTTCCAAAGAAGCACAGCTGAGAGCTGCCAACATCCTGGAAACCATTTCTCTTAGCTGCCAACGACATAAGCCCCGTGACCTGGAGAATTTCTTCGAATGCAGCCAACGCCTCATGGCCGAAAGGTGGAAGAAACTGAGAGAAGCTGTCGATAACAACGAGCTATTTTACGTCCCCAAGTTTCCAATTCAGTTCTGCAATTTCACTCGGGACTTCACCGAAACATATCCTGGTAATAACTAATACGTCTTTTAACTCCAAGTTCCGTTGTCGTATGATCAGAAACATGTTTGATCATGTGTGGTAATGTTGACAGCATTTGCATGGCTGAAATGCAAAGAGGGAATGGACTGTGAGAAGCTGCTTAGAGGCCACAAGATTCTGACAAGAAGTGGGAGGAGATTTGGAAGTGGAGCTGAGTATGTAAGAATAAGCATGCTGAGTAGGGATGAGGAGTTTGATCTCTTTCTCCAGAGGTTATCAGCTGTTGGTGGAGATAATAACTAAGAGCTTTAAACCTACACATGTAAACTTGTTAAGGTTTATAGACAGTTTTTGCACCCAT encodes:
- the LOC105168289 gene encoding L-tryptophan--pyruvate aminotransferase 1: MCGTDGQVLVIKPSKPSSVSPAPDEPTDHHPSDTIINLDHGDPTMYESYWKVVGQKYTSITIPGFQSLSYFANKKNLCWFLEPKLEEEIKRLHKMVGNAIVENRHIVVGTGSSQLILAALYALSDPLNEPNPISVVSAAPYYSSYPEMTDFLRSGLFKWSGDARCFNKEGPYIEMVTYPNNPDGVIREPVVNRANGMLVHDLAYYWPQYTAITSPADHDIILFTVSKCTGHAGSRIGWALVRNENIARKMVKFIEVNTIGVSKEAQLRAANILETISLSCQRHKPRDLENFFECSQRLMAERWKKLREAVDNNELFYVPKFPIQFCNFTRDFTETYPAFAWLKCKEGMDCEKLLRGHKILTRSGRRFGSGAEYVRISMLSRDEEFDLFLQRLSAVGGDNN